One window of Pyrus communis chromosome 12, drPyrComm1.1, whole genome shotgun sequence genomic DNA carries:
- the LOC137710051 gene encoding uncharacterized protein → MFNLQVAQNEREEDKERRRRDDKARMARASHSRRVIQVVGQICMPNHFGNLDRSRQRRGTELLDDYFVRNSAFPDTYFKCRFRMRRHLFNKIMIAICNHDSYFVQKKDAFGAMGLLHQQKITAALRMLAYGASADQVDEITRMGKSTILESLIRFCRAIESIYIAEYLRKPTDMDLQRLLKKGEMRGFSGMIESIDWMHRTWKNCPSAWQSAYGDGK, encoded by the coding sequence atgttcaatctccaaGTGGCCCAAAATGAAAGGGAAGAGGATAaggagcgtagaaggagagatgacaaAGCAAGAATGGCAAGAGcttcacattcccgtcgagtcatccaagttgTGGGTCAGATTTGCATGCCCAACCATttcggaaaccttgatagaagtaggcaacgacgaggtacggAACTCTTagacgattattttgtccgtaatagtgcattccctgatacgtattTTAAATGTCGTTTTAGAATGcgacgacatttgttcaacaaaatcatgattgctatttgcaaccatgattcttactttgttcAAAAGaaggatgcttttggtgctatgggtctccttcaccagcaaaaaattactgctgcattgcggatgcttgcatatggagcatctgcagaccaggtggatgagataacgaggatggggaaatcaaccattcttgagtccctgataaGGTTTTGTAGAGCAATTGAATCTATCTACATCGCAGAGTACCTCCGGAAACCTACTGacatggacttgcaaaggcttctgaagaagggCGAGATGCGAGGTTTTTCTGGGATGATTGAAAGCATCGATTGGATGCACAGGACatggaaaaattgtccaagtgcatggcaaagTGCTTATGGGGAcggaaaatga
- the LOC137711591 gene encoding serine racemase isoform X2 has product MNSERVEAEELSNPRFWNIWPTNTVSNQDFVGVGIAMEAGSQLPETKYAADISSIREAQARIEPFVHKTPVFTSESLNALSGRRLFFKCECLQKGGAFKFRGACNAVFSLDDDQAAKGVVTHSSGNHAAALSLAAKLRGIPAYIVIPTNAPKCKVENVIRYGGQVIWSEATMQSRESTAATVLHETGAVLLHPYNDRRIISGQGTISLELLEQQVPQLDGIIVPISGGGLISGVALAAKSINPAIRIFAAEPEGANDAAQSKSAGRIITLPETNTVADGLRAFLGDLTWPIVRDLVDGVITVNDEEIINAMKLCYEILKVAVEPSGAIGLAAVLSKSFKKNSAWKDCSNIGIILSGGNVDLGILWDAYKK; this is encoded by the exons ATGAATTCCGAAAGAGTGGAAGCAGAAGAGCTGAGCAATCCGCGTTTCTGGAATATTTGGCCAACGAACACCGTAA GTAATCAAGACTTTGTTGGTGTTGGGATAGCGATGGAAGCAGGGAGTCAATTGCCGGAGACGAAATATGCTGCTGATATTTCCTCTATAAGGGAAGCGCAAGCACGCATCGAGCCATTCGTGCACAAAACTCCGGTCTTCACCTCGGAATCCCTCAATGCTCTTTCAGGAAGACGCCTTTTTTTCAAATGCGAATGTTTACAGAAGGG TGGCGCTTTCAAATTCAGAGGCGCTTGCAATGCCGTGTTTTCACTTGATGATGATCAGGCTGCTAAAGGGGTTGTAACACACAGCAG TGGTAACCATGCCGCAGCATTGTCTTTGGCTGCAAAACTACGGGGGATCCCTGCATACATAGTTATACCAACAAATGCTCCCAAGTGCAAAGTTGAGAATGTCATTCGTTACGGTGGTCAGGTTATCTGGAGTGAGGCCACTATGCAGTCAAGGGAAAGTACAGCAGCTACGGTGTTGCATGAAACTGGTGCAGTTCTTCTCCATCCTTACAATGACAGGCGCATAATAAG TGGGCAGGGTACCATTTCACTGGAGCTTCTGGAGCAACAAGTTCCACAGTTAGACGGCATTATAGTACCCATAAGTG GAGGTGGCTTGATATCAGGGGTGGCTTTGGCTGCCAAGTCCATCAACCCTGCGATTCGAATTTTTGCAGCTGAACCTGAGGGTGCTAACGATGCAGCTCAATCCAAATCAGCTGGGAGGATAATAACATTGCCTGAGACCAACACTGTTGCAGATGGGCTTCGAGCTTTTCTTGGAGACCTTACTTG GCCCATTGTAAGAGATCTTGTCGATGGCGTTATAACTGTAAATGACGAGGAGATAATAAATGCTATGAAACTCTGTTACGAGATTTTGAAGGTTGCAGTAGAACCCAGTGGAGCAATAGGCCTTGCTGCTGTTTTGTCcaaaagtttcaagaaaaattcTGCTTGGAAGGATTGCAGCAACATCGGAATTATACTTTCTGGAGGTAATGTAGATCTAGGCATCCTATGGGATGCCTACAAAAAGTGA
- the LOC137711591 gene encoding serine racemase isoform X1 has translation MEAGSQLPETKYAADISSIREAQARIEPFVHKTPVFTSESLNALSGRRLFFKCECLQKGGAFKFRGACNAVFSLDDDQAAKGVVTHSSGNHAAALSLAAKLRGIPAYIVIPTNAPKCKVENVIRYGGQVIWSEATMQSRESTAATVLHETGAVLLHPYNDRRIISGQGTISLELLEQQVPQLDGIIVPISGGGLISGVALAAKSINPAIRIFAAEPEGANDAAQSKSAGRIITLPETNTVADGLRAFLGDLTWPIVRDLVDGVITVNDEEIINAMKLCYEILKVAVEPSGAIGLAAVLSKSFKKNSAWKDCSNIGIILSGGNVDLGILWDAYKK, from the exons ATGGAAGCAGGGAGTCAATTGCCGGAGACGAAATATGCTGCTGATATTTCCTCTATAAGGGAAGCGCAAGCACGCATCGAGCCATTCGTGCACAAAACTCCGGTCTTCACCTCGGAATCCCTCAATGCTCTTTCAGGAAGACGCCTTTTTTTCAAATGCGAATGTTTACAGAAGGG TGGCGCTTTCAAATTCAGAGGCGCTTGCAATGCCGTGTTTTCACTTGATGATGATCAGGCTGCTAAAGGGGTTGTAACACACAGCAG TGGTAACCATGCCGCAGCATTGTCTTTGGCTGCAAAACTACGGGGGATCCCTGCATACATAGTTATACCAACAAATGCTCCCAAGTGCAAAGTTGAGAATGTCATTCGTTACGGTGGTCAGGTTATCTGGAGTGAGGCCACTATGCAGTCAAGGGAAAGTACAGCAGCTACGGTGTTGCATGAAACTGGTGCAGTTCTTCTCCATCCTTACAATGACAGGCGCATAATAAG TGGGCAGGGTACCATTTCACTGGAGCTTCTGGAGCAACAAGTTCCACAGTTAGACGGCATTATAGTACCCATAAGTG GAGGTGGCTTGATATCAGGGGTGGCTTTGGCTGCCAAGTCCATCAACCCTGCGATTCGAATTTTTGCAGCTGAACCTGAGGGTGCTAACGATGCAGCTCAATCCAAATCAGCTGGGAGGATAATAACATTGCCTGAGACCAACACTGTTGCAGATGGGCTTCGAGCTTTTCTTGGAGACCTTACTTG GCCCATTGTAAGAGATCTTGTCGATGGCGTTATAACTGTAAATGACGAGGAGATAATAAATGCTATGAAACTCTGTTACGAGATTTTGAAGGTTGCAGTAGAACCCAGTGGAGCAATAGGCCTTGCTGCTGTTTTGTCcaaaagtttcaagaaaaattcTGCTTGGAAGGATTGCAGCAACATCGGAATTATACTTTCTGGAGGTAATGTAGATCTAGGCATCCTATGGGATGCCTACAAAAAGTGA